Within Azoarcus sp. DD4, the genomic segment TCGGCAAGTACCCGAGCATCACCGCCGATCACCACGTGGTCGAGTTCCTCACCGATTACCTGCGCATGATGGTGGGCGGCAATCTCAATGCCTTCGAGATCGAGAACCTGATGGACATGGAGATCGAGACCCACCACCAGGAAGCCCACGTCGCGCCGCACATCGTCTCCAAGGTGGCGGATGGTCTGCCGGCCTTTGGTATCGTAGTGGCGGTGATGGGCGTGGTGAACGTCATGGGCTCGGTGGGCCAGCCGCCGGCGGTGCTCGGCAAGATGATCGGCGGAGCGCTCGTCGGTACCTTTCTCGGCATCCTGCTGTCCTACGGTTTCGTCGCACCGATCGCCAGTCAGCTCGAACAGAAGGTGGAAGAAGGCGGCAAGATCTATCAGTGCATCAAGGTGGTGCTGCTGGCCAGCATGAACGGTTATGCGCCGCAGGTGGCGATCGAGTTCGGCCGCAAGGTGCTGTATGCCAACGACCGGCCCACCTTCACCGAGCTGGAACAGGAAATCAAGAACCGCAAGGGTTGAGGCGGCTTGGAATGCATAACGGCACGATGATGCGTGAAGCGAACGGACGGGGAGCCTGCGCGTGAGCGACGATTCGCAACAACCCATCGTCGTCAAGCGCATCAAGAAGGGCGGCGGCGGTCACCACGGTGGCGCATGGAAGATCGCCTATGCGGACTTCGTGACCGCGATGATGGCCTTCTTCCTGCTGATGTGGCTGCTGGGCTCAACGGCACAGGGCGATCTCGAAGGCATCGCCGACTACTTCCAGAATCCGCTCAAGCTGGCAATGGATGGCGGCGAGGGCAGCGGCGACAGCTCCAGCATCATCAAGGGCGGCGGCGAGGATCTCACCCGTTCGGTAGGCCAGGTCAAGCGCGGTGAAGTCGAAGGCCATCGCAAGATCAACCTCGATGCGGCCAAGGGCAAGCAGACGCCGAGCGAAGAGTCCTCGACCAAGGACGAAGCCGAAACCCATCGGGAGCGCTCGCGCCTGATCGACCTCAAGGGGCGCATCGAGGCCATCGTCGAGGCCAATCCGACCTTGCGCGAGTTCAAGAACCAGATCCTGATGGACATCGTAAACGAGGGCCTGCGCATCCAGCTGGTCGACGAGCAGAACCGGCCGATGTTCAACTCCGCCAGTGCCGACTTGCGGCCCTACACCCGCGATCTGCTGCGTGCGATCGGCCGTGCGCTCAACGATGTCGGCAACAGCGTGAGCGTGTCCGGCCATACCGATTCGGCCCAGTATGCGGGCGGCGAGCGCGGATTCTCGAACTGGGAGCTGTCGTCCAACCGTGCCAACGCGTCGCGGCGCGAACTCGTGAGCGGCGGCCTGCTGGCGGGCAAGGTGGTCCGGGTGGTCGGCCTGGCCGATACCATTCCGCTCAACCGCAACGATCCGCTCGATCCCATCAATCGTCGTATCAGCATCATCGTGCTCAACAAGCGTGCCGAAGATGCGATACGCAGCGAGGGCGGCAAGCTGGATGTCGATGCTTCGGCGCCGGTCGACAGCGACGCGCTGCGCGAAGGCATCGGCCGTGGCGTCGCGCCTCCATCTGCGCCGCCGGCACCGGCGGCACCGCAGGCCGCGCCACGGGCGCCGGCGCCGTTCACCCGTTTTTCGCAGGGCAACGGGCGCTGATCCGCTGCCCGGGCGAGCGGTGTTCGCGTCGCCTTTCCGATGTGTCTAAAGTTGAATGCCGCGGGGACGTTATCCGACAGGAGGCATCGTGTCGGCGATCCCATCGACTTGCCCGACGCCCTTCGACACCCGCACCGAGAGCAAGAACATGATCAAAACCGTGCTGACGGTCGATGATTCAGCCGCCATCCGCAGCGTCGTCGGCGTCGTGCTGCAGTCCGCAGGTTACGCGGTGAGCAGTGCGGTGGACGGCGAGGACGGTCTGGCGCGCGCGCGCAGCCAGCGTGCAGACCTGGTGATCACCGATCTCAACATGCCGCGCATGGACGGCCTTGCCCTGGTGCGCGCCCTGCGTGCCGAGCCGGCCTATCGCAAGGTGCCCATTCTCATCCTCACCACGGAATCCGCGCCCGAGATGCGCGAGCGTGGACGCGAGGCCGGCGCTACCGGCTGGCTGGTCAAGCCTTTCGACCCCGAACGCCTGCTCGAGGTGGTCCGGCGGGTGCTGGGCTGAGACACGGAGCGCGCGATCATGGCCTTCGACATGAGCCAGTTCTACCAGATCTTCTTCGAAGAGGCGGACGAGCACCTGGCGACGATAGAGACCATGCTGCTCGCCATCGAGTCCGATCAACCCGATCCCGAGAAGGTGGCGGAGATCTTCCGCGCGGCCCACTCCATCAAGGGCTCGGGCGCGACCTTCGGGTTCGACGATCTGGCTGCGCTGACGCACGAGATGGAGTCCCTGCTCGACGACATCCGTCGTGGCCGGCGCCGGCTCACCCCCGACATCGTCGAAGCCTGCCTCGCTGCCGGAGATGCGCTGCGCAATCTGCTTGGTGCGCATCGCGGCGAAGAGCGCCCCGATCGGGACAGGGCCGAGGCCGTCCGGGTGCGCCTCGTTGCGCTCAAGGAGGGTGGTGAGCCGGCGCAGGCGCCGTTGGCACTGCCGCCGGCTGCATCCGGCGAGCTGCCGGTGTATCGCGTCCGTTTCGTGCCTGCACGTTTCCTGGCCGGCAGTCCCCTGCTGTTCGAGAGCATGCTGGAGGATCTGAATGGGCTCGGCGAATTCGAGCTGGTCGATGGCAAGGATGGTGCGAGCGGAGGGGAACGCGAGATCCGCATGGCGACCTGGGAGCCGGCCGCCGTGCTGCAAACGGCCTTCGAGCGCCTGGCCGAGCCGGGCACGGTGGTGCTGGAGACGGAAGCCGATGCCGGCCCGCCTGAGCCGGCCGAGATAGAGGCCGGCGGGAGCGGCCTGTTCGACGTCGCCGCCGACGGCAGCTACGGCTTTTTCGTGCCGCTCGACAGCCTGGGGCGCGAGGCTGCGGAGGAAGCCGCCATCGAGGTGCCTGCGCCCGTTACGGCCGGTGAGGTGCCGCGGGCCGCTGCGGTCGATACCTCGATCCGCGTCAGCGTGGAGCGCGTCGACGAAATGATGGATCTGGTCGGCGAGTTGGTGATCACGCAGTCCATGCTGCTCGACGCCGCCGCCGAAGCCGGCAGCGCGGTGGGCGAACGGATGAAGAGCGGC encodes:
- the motA gene encoding flagellar motor stator protein MotA is translated as MFLIIGYVIILAASVGTYAVHGSLAALWVPMEYLAIVGLMIGGFVAGNGSKAIKATLGSLSLAVKGSRYNKALYVDLLAMLYEILAKVRKEGLMSIENDVENPDASPIFGKYPSITADHHVVEFLTDYLRMMVGGNLNAFEIENLMDMEIETHHQEAHVAPHIVSKVADGLPAFGIVVAVMGVVNVMGSVGQPPAVLGKMIGGALVGTFLGILLSYGFVAPIASQLEQKVEEGGKIYQCIKVVLLASMNGYAPQVAIEFGRKVLYANDRPTFTELEQEIKNRKG
- the motB gene encoding flagellar motor protein MotB; its protein translation is MSDDSQQPIVVKRIKKGGGGHHGGAWKIAYADFVTAMMAFFLLMWLLGSTAQGDLEGIADYFQNPLKLAMDGGEGSGDSSSIIKGGGEDLTRSVGQVKRGEVEGHRKINLDAAKGKQTPSEESSTKDEAETHRERSRLIDLKGRIEAIVEANPTLREFKNQILMDIVNEGLRIQLVDEQNRPMFNSASADLRPYTRDLLRAIGRALNDVGNSVSVSGHTDSAQYAGGERGFSNWELSSNRANASRRELVSGGLLAGKVVRVVGLADTIPLNRNDPLDPINRRISIIVLNKRAEDAIRSEGGKLDVDASAPVDSDALREGIGRGVAPPSAPPAPAAPQAAPRAPAPFTRFSQGNGR
- a CDS encoding response regulator, giving the protein MSAIPSTCPTPFDTRTESKNMIKTVLTVDDSAAIRSVVGVVLQSAGYAVSSAVDGEDGLARARSQRADLVITDLNMPRMDGLALVRALRAEPAYRKVPILILTTESAPEMRERGREAGATGWLVKPFDPERLLEVVRRVLG